From a single Lolium rigidum isolate FL_2022 chromosome 7, APGP_CSIRO_Lrig_0.1, whole genome shotgun sequence genomic region:
- the LOC124676183 gene encoding malate dehydrogenase, cytoplasmic-like yields MSSISLLQRLVRWRPWVSRDDPKQAVKVLVTGAAGQIGYAIVGMIARGLMLGPDQPVVLHMLDLPRAADALNGVRMELIDAALPLLRGVVATSDEAEAFKGVNVAILIGGWPRKEGMKRKDLIAKNVPIYKSQASALQQHAAPNCKVLVVANPANTNALVLKEFAGGIPAKNITCLTRLDHNRALGQVAEKLNVPVGDVKNAIIWGNHSSTQFPDASHATVKTELGERPVKELVADEKWLREEFVSTVQQRGAAVIKARKQSSSLSAASAACDHMRDWVLGTPKGTWVSMGVCSDGSYGIPEGTFFSFPVTCDKGEWSIVQGLQIDDFARSKMEASASELKEEKAVAINIL; encoded by the exons ATGTCTTCTATTTCTCTCCTCCAGCGCCTCGTGAGATGGCGCCCGTGGGTGTCGAGAGACGATCCGAAGCAAGCCGTCAAAGTTCTTGTCACGGGAGCCGCAG GGCAGATCGGGTATGCCATCGTCGGGATGATCGCGAGGGGCCTGATGCTAGGACCCGACCAGCCGGTGGTCCTCCACATGCTCGACCTCCCGCGCGCCGCCGACGCCCTGAACGGCGTCAGGATGGAGTTGATTGACGCTGCGCTGCCTCTGCTCAGAG GCGTTGTGGCGACGAGCGATGAGGCCGAGGCGTTCAAGGGCGTCAACGTGGCCATCTTGATCGGCGGATGGCCGAGGAAAGAAGGGATGAAGAGGAAAGACCTAATCGCCAAGAACGTCCCCATCTACAAGTCCCAGGCCTCCGCTCTGCAGCAGCACGCTGCGCCGAACTGCAAG GTTCTAGTGGTGGCTAACCCTGCGAACACCAACGCGCTCGTCCTCAAGGAGTTCGCCGGCGGGATCCCCGCCAAGAACATCACCTGCCTCACACGGCTCGACCACAACCGCGCGCTGGGCCAGGTCGCCGAGAAGCTGAACGTACCCGTCGGCGACGTCAAGAACGCCATCATATGGGGGAACCACTCCTCGACCCAGTTCCCTGATGCCAGCCACGCCACCGTCAAGACCGAGCTCGGCGAGAGACCGGTGAAAGAGCTTGTCGCCGACGAGAAATG GCTGAGGGAGGAGTTCGTCAGCACCGTCCAGCAGCGCGGCGCGGCCGTGATCAAGGCACGGAAACAGTCGAGCTCGCTgtccgccgccagcgccgcctgcgaccacATGAGAGACTGGGTCCTTGGCACCCCAAAG GGTACCTGGGTCTCCATGGGCGTCTGCTCCGACGGAAGCTACGGCATCCCCGAAGGCACCTTCTTTTCGTTCCCGGTGACTTGCGACAAGGGCGAGTGGTCAATCGTGCAGG GTCTTCAGATTGACGACTTTGCACGCTCCAAGATGGAGGCCTCGGCAAGCGAACTCAAGGAAGAGAAGGCCGTGGCAATAAATATCCTCTGA
- the LOC124671508 gene encoding probable aquaporin TIP2-1 — MVKLATGSFGDSFSATSIRSYVAEFIATLLFVFAGVGSAISYGKLTDGGALDPAGLVAIAIAHAFALFVGVAMAANISGGHLNPAVTFGLAVGGHITILTGLFYWVAQLLGASVACLLLQFVTHGQPIPTHAVGGISEIEGVVMEIVITFALVYTVYATAADPKKGSLGTIAPIAIGFIVGANILAAGPFSGGSMNPARSFGPAAVAGDFSGHWVYWVGPLIGGGLAGLVYGDVFIASYQPVGHQEYV, encoded by the exons ATGGTGAAGCTTGCAACTGGAAGCTTCGGCGACTCGTTCAGCGCCACGTCCATCAGATCCTATGTGGCCGAGTTCATCGCCACCCTCCTCTTCGTGTTCGCTGGCGTCGGGTCCGCCATTTCCTACG GGAAACTGACGGACGGTGGCGCGCTGGACCCGGCTGGCCTGGTGGCGATCGCAATCGCCCATGCGTTCGCCCTCTTCGTTGGTGTGGCCATGGCCGCCAACATCTCCGGCGGCCACCTGAACCCCGCCGTCACGTTCGGCCTCGCGGTCGGCGGCCACATCACCATCCTCACCGGGCTCTTCTACTGGGTCGCCCAGCTGCTCGGCGCCTCCGTGGCATGCCTGCTCCTGCAGTTTGTCACTCACGGCCAG CCTATCCCGACACACGCCGTCGGCGGGATCAGCGAGATCGAGGGCGTGGTGATGGAGATCGTGATCACCTTCGCGCTCGTGTACACGGTGTACGCCACGGCGGCCGACCCCAAGAAGGGCTCCCTCGGCACCATAGCGCCCATCGccatcggcttcatcgtcggCGCCAACATCCTGGCTGCAGGCCCATTCAGCGGCGGCTCCATGAACCCGGCACGCTCCTTCGGCCCCGCCGCCGTAGCCGGCGACTTCTCTGGCCACTGGGTGTACTGGGTCGGGCCACTCATCGGAGGCGGCCTCGCCGGGCTTGTCTACGGCGACGTGTTCATCGCCTCCTACCAGCCGGTCGGCCACCAGGAGTACGTCTGA
- the LOC124676725 gene encoding O-fucosyltransferase 29-like — protein sequence MGRKPDPAKPHSGVGSASPKAARRAPPSPLFLGTALFVLGFVSLFTGHIVTDADWSRIRSRWRSNQVRNNGPIDIWKSRYSNLYYGCSGRSPELRAAVPENSSTGYLLIGTSGGLNQQRIGIIDAVVVARILNATLVVPELDHHSFWKDDSDFSDIFDADWFISYLSKDVTVVKRIPYEVMTSMDKLPWTMRAPRKSMPEFYVDEVLPILMRRRALQLTKFDYRLTGELDEELQKLRCRVNFHALRFTRSIQSLGRKLVRRLRTMSSRYVAIHLRFEPDMLAFSGCYYGGGEKERKELAEIRKRWDTLPDLSAEDERTRGKCPLTPHEIGLMLRALGFGNETYLYVASGEIYGGEETLRPLRELFPNFYTKEMLAGDDLKPFLPFSSRLAAVDFIVCDESDVFVTNNNGNMAKVLAGRRRYMGHKRTIRPNTKKLNVLFQTRNQMGWDIFARKVKKIQRGLMGEPDDARHGRDDFHEMPSSCICQRIPANRSLTVQTDKLAAQVS from the exons ATGGGGAGGAAGCCTGATCCGGCGAAGCCACACTCCGGTGTGGGCTCCGCCTCGCCCAAGGCGGCGAGGAGGGCGCCGCCTTCACCATTATTCCTCGGCACGGCTCTGTTCGTTCTAGGCTTCGTATCGCTCTTCACCGGGCACATCGTCACCGACGCCGACTGGTCGCGGATCCGGAGCCGGTGGCGGTCCAATCAG GTTAGAAATAATGGACCCATTGATATTTGGAAATCAAGGTATTCCAACTTGTACTACGGATGCAGTGGGAGGAGCCCAGAGTTAAGAG CTGCTGTGCCCGAGAACAGTTCTACCGGTTACTTGCTCATTGGAACTAGCGGGGGGCTGAACCAACAGCGCATAGGG ATAATAGATGCTGTTGTTGTTGCCCGGATTTTGAATGCCACACTCGTTGTACCCGAGTTGGACCACCACTCATTCTGGAAGGATGACAG CGACTTCTCCGATATTTTTGATGCGGACTGGTTCATTTCATACCTATCAAAGGATGTAACTGTTGTTAAAAGGATCCCTTATGAAGTGATGACATCAATGGATAAACTCCCATGGACTATGCGGGCACCTAGAAAGTCCATGCCTGAGTTCTACGTCGATGAAGTCTTGCCTATTCTGATGCGAAGGCGA GCTTTGCAACTAACTAAGTTTGATTATCGTCTCACCGGTGAGCTTGATGAAGAATTGCAGAAGTTACGGTGTCGAGTAAACTTTCATGCGTTAAGATTTACACGATCCATACAAAGTCTGGGTAGAAAGTTGGTGCGGAGGCTGAGAACCATGAGCTCGCGATATGTTGCCATTCACTTGAG GTTTGAACCTGACATGCTTGCATTTTCTGGCTGCTACTACGGTGGcggtgaaaaagaaagaaaggaactTGCTGAAATCAGGAAACGATGGGATACATTACCT GACTTGAGTGCTGAGGATGAGCGCACTAGGGGAAAATGTCCATTAACTCCCCACGAAATTGGTTTAATGCTGCGAGCTCTTGGTTTTGGCAATGAAACTTACCTGTATGTTGCTTCTGGAGAAATATATGGTGGAGAAGAAACTCTCCGACCTCTGCGGGAACTCTTTCCAAACTTCTACACCAAGGAGATGCTTGCTGGGGATGATTTGAAACCATTCCTTCCGTTTTCTTCACGATTGGCTGCTGTTGACTTCATTGTCTGTGATGAGAGTGAtgtttttgttacaaataataacGGAAACATGGCCAAGGTATTAGCTGGCCGCAG GCGATACATGGGCCACAAGAGAACTATTCGCCCAAACACGAAAAAGCTCAATGTATTATTTCAGACACGAAATCAAATGGGTTGGGATATATTTGCGCGGAAGGTAAAGAAAATCCAGCGGGGCCTTATGGGGGAACCAGATGATGCCAGACATGGACGAGATGATTTCCATGAAATGCCATCATCTTGTATCTGTCAAAGAATACCAGCGAACAGATCATTAACGGTACAAACTGATAAGTTGGCAGCCCAAGTGAGCTAG